GGGCCACCGCGGGACACCTTCGACGACGAAGAAGCGATTCCTCCCGTGGTCTCCATCGCCGTTGCCGAGGGTCCGAGGTGGAAGGCCGTCCTGATGGTGCTCCAGCACCTCGCGAGGCTTGCTGGAATTCTGGTTTTCTTTCTGGCGATGGCTCTCTCCCTCGCAGCCCTGGTCGCCGGAGTCCCGGAGGTCTTCAGAATGGCCCCGGAGAGCGAACGGGGCGCGGCACTCTATATCCTCACTCCCCAGCCCATTGCATTCGCCGAGCTCACCGGGCCCTCTTTTCTCGCATGGTACGCAGCCCTTGTGGCCGCGATTCTCCTCTCCTTCGCCTCCATCGCCTGGAGCGAGCGGGGGAGAATCAGGACTTTCCTCGCACTCTGCGTGAAGCGCTTCAGGGCTCCGGACCGGCGCTCGGGAGATGGTTTTGTGCAGCTCCCCCAGCTCTTTCTCGCTGTCTTCTTTTTCGACTTCATCTATACTCTAGTGGTCGAAGCCACCGGTAACGCCCCGAGAGCTCCTGATTTCGGAGAATATCCACGGTGGTACCTCCTCTTCACTTTTGCCCATGCCTCAGTCTACGAGGAGCTTCTTGCCAGGACTTTCCTCCTCGGGCTCCCACTACTCATCGCACACGCCTTCGCCCACGCCTCAGGAGAGGCCTCCGGCAGAGGACTGCTCGAGTACTTGCGCTGCCGTACCACGAAGGGACTCCGGGGATACTTTCTCGGAGGGGGCTTCGGAATCGGTCCGCTAGAGGCGCTTTTCCTGGTCGGCTCGTCGCTCATGTTCGGCCTGGCCCACGTCCCCGGCTGGGACCTCTGGAAGGTGCTGCCAACATTCATCGCCGGCCTAGCCTTCGGCTACCTGTTCCTGAGGGTTGGCCTCCACGCCGCCATCGCCCTCCACTTCGGCTTTGACTACCTGTACCTCGGCCTAGTGCTTGTGCCGGGCTTCGACGAGCTCTGGGTGGTTTTCCTCCCGCTATGGCTGCTCGTGGGGGCTTTCTACTTCGGCCACTACGCTTCCCAGACCCTCCGGTGGCTCAGGGAGATATTTTCCAGATATGCAGAATCGAACACCCTCCCGGCCCGGCCATGTTGAGTGCGGAGAGTCCCATCGGCATGTTACCGGAAATAACTCTCTTCCTTTCCACCTCGCCTCCTTTCGCCTCTCTTCCCTTTTTCGGGTCCCTCCCCCATCTCCCGCTGCGGGAGAGACCGTTCCCTGAGCTCCTCCCCTGGCCCGTTGGAGCGCCGGACCGAAAAGCCTTTTACCTCGCCAATGAGCCCCGCTTCCTCCTCCCCGTCCTCGACCACCTCCTCGCCCGCTCCCCCGCCACCCTCCGGGGATACGTCGCCCCCGGCGCCCTCCCCGGCCTCGGCCTCTTTTTCCTCAGCCCTCTCCTCTGTTTTTTTCAGGAACCGCCTCTCGTACCAGCTGATCAGCTCCCACTCGTCAGTAGGACGCCCGGCGTCCTTTTCTGAGAACTCAATTCTCAGTCCCCACCTCCGCGCAAACTCCCTAGCGGCCTCTTCCGTGCGCTCCCCGATCATCTGGGTTATGGTGAGAACACCAGCTCGCACGGTGGCTTTGAAGGCCCCGGTCATCTCCGTTCCATCCAACACGACGAAACACGCGCCCATCCCGAAGCGGTCTCTTATCTCTTGGGCCATGTAGTGTGAGAGGGCGTCAGAAGGGCTCAGAACCACCCTCTCTCTGAACTCCATCTGGGGCACTTTATCGAGGTCTTCTTTGATGATCCAGAAAAGGGCCTCGGAGCCTTCGACCAGATAGCCCTTGACCAGCCAGCCTTCGTTCTCCCACTCCTTTAGCAGTCCCCGGAGCTCCGCCATCTTGAACTCGTGCTTGACATAGGCCGAGAGGGCCTCTGCGTTCACGAGACCGAAGTTCTCTACGATTCTCCTCAGCACCCGCCGCCTCGCCTCCTCAACCGTGAGCTGGGATTCTTTGGTCAGCACATAGCGGTTCTTGGAGTCCCGAATCACAAATAAACCGGCGTAGAGCTTCTTCAGAGCCTCTGAGAAGGCCTCATGCGAGAGCGAGACCCTCCGGCTCAGATCTGCGCGAGATATCGGTGTGTAGAGAGGTATCGCCCCGAGCACCTCGCGCATTTCCTCGTCCACGGGCCGGTTCTTCGCCTTTTTATATAGGAGAACATCCGAGGGGAGGCAGTTCAGGAGGTGCTCCGGAATTCCGAGGCATGAAAGGAGCGCACCGGCTCTCACCAGCCTCCAGAGGGGGGTGAAGAGCTGGACCCTGATACCAGCCTCGAAGTCCGAGCGCAATCCACCCATGTATTGGGCGGCCTCGAGGGTATGCTTGAACCTGTTTTCTGGGTGGATGTGCTGCTTCCAGAGTAGGTACGCCAGCGCCTTTCCCTTAGGAAAGACATTTGGAACAAACTCCCCTTTGAGCAGATTGCCCTGAACGACCTGGTAGCCCTTCGAAAGGAATGTGTCGAGGTGACGCCGCTCCAGCTCATCAATGGACTTGCCGAAAACCCTCCTGACGCGGATGATGTCCGTGCCCATAGAGCGGTAGTAGCCCATCACGAAGTCCAATTCATCGAGAAGCTCGGGGAGGAGAGAGGTGTCGTCAAGGCTTATGTCCCTCACGTCCACGCAGCCGCTCATCTGCCACTTCTCCACCATTCCGATCAGGATGCCATTCTTGATAACTGGGAAGAACCAGCCTTCACCATAGCGGTTTGCTACCTCCGCCCAGAGCCGACGGACGTATGGGTCGTAGAGAGAGAGAATTCTCATCCTGTCCCTGACCTCGCCCGGCATCACCCTCTCAAGCTCGGGAAGCTCCCTCTTCAGGATGTAAAGGTCGATGGGCGACGTCCCAACCGAGATTATCCTCTCCACCTCGCCCCGCTCCTCAAGCTGCTGCAGCTTCTCAACGAGAAAATCGTAGTCGAAGCCCGTGGCGCTTTTAATGCCGCCTATGTGGAGCGGTCCATAGGCCTCTAGAACGCGAATCAGTAGCTTCTCCTCAGCCCCTTTCTCTCCACCTTCAATGTCAAAGCAGAAATACCGGTTCCTCGAGGACCACTCGCGCTTCTCGAAAAAGCCTCGGACCAAATAGAGATTCCGGTCGAGCTTGTCCAGCGCCTCCTTTAGCTCCTCCCTTGATACTCTTTTTTCAGAGAAGCCCTCGACTAGCTCGGAGAATGTTGAGCCCGGGTTCTTCCTGAAGAACATTAGCACCTCCTCGTCCAGCTGGGAGAGCTGCTCTTTTCTATATACAGAAACATAAAGAGGCGCGTCCGAGGCCCTGATATACCCGACCCGCCCGTGGAAGAATCTGCCGTTCAAGACCTCGCCCTTCCTCCTCATCTCCCACCAGGTCTCTAGGTCAAAGCTCTCCAAGCGGTTGAATAGGTCGTATGCCATCCCCGCCTCGTAGAGCCTGCTAAAGTAATCGTTTATGCTCTGGAAACCATAGAACTGTTTCTTCAGCAGGAATTGCATTACTTGGCTTTCGTCAAAAGTTCGGGCCCCGTTCGTCCTAGCCTCAAGCCGGAGGCGGTCCTTCGTCAGCATGTACTGTGTGGCGCCAGAGGCCTCCGTGAAGCTCCCCGAAGAAACCTGCCCCTCCTCCTCGAGGGATGTGAGCACCTGTTCCACCGATGCCTCGTCTAAGGCGAGCGCAAAGGCGAGCTCCGCGAGCGACATCGGGCCGCCGAACTCGAGCGTCTGTAGCACCCTCCGGCGGAGCGCGTTCTGGAGGTCCACCCGAGGAATTCTGGAGACATCTCTCGGCTTGTAAACGGGGCGGCCGTCGGGGTCGTCGGGCAACCTTTCGACAAGATAGGCCTGTTCCAGCCTCCTCAGAGCCGCCTGGGAGCCCGCATCGTAGGGAAGCTTCTTCCCCCTCTTCAGCATCAAGAGCACCCGCTTCTCGGCGCTACCGGGCTTCCTCTTGTCAGCGTAGATCGCGTAGTACGCTGGCAGCTCCTCCGCTGGCACCCAGACTGGTCCATTGCACCACGCAAAAACAGCCTGACCGTCCCGAATCAGCTCCAGTGCCCACCTCTTCGTTGTTTCGAAGTCAACGTTGGATAGATCGTAAACGTTCCTGCCCTTCTGCTGGAGGAGGTTCAAGGGCCCGACCCTGCGCATGATGTAGAGGATGTCCGCCTTCTGGTCAATCCTCATCTCCTTTCCACGGAAGTAAGCTCTCACGTCCTCGACCGAGAAGCGTGGCGCCATTGCGCCGCTTTCCTGAAATGCCCTGCTCAGCACACGTCTGTGCAACTCCCTCAGGAGCGCGGATCGGTCTTCCATGAGCACAATGTCCGATATACCCATAAGCACGAGACTGTGCGCGAAGGGCGAGGGCAGATCCGTTGGGCCCTGGTAGCAAACCTCAAGTCGCCCCTTCTTTATTCCCTCCACGACCTTCATTGCACCCTCAATGTCCATCGCATCCTGAAATATCTCGTTGAATGTCTCCGCCATGACCGGGAACTCCTCGTCGTCCAGCAGCTCCAGAATCCGGGAGGCGTGGTAGAGCTGGCGCGAGACCGGTATCTCCCTCCCCTTGTAGTTTCTGAGAATCATGAAGCTGCGCATCGCGCAGTGCCTGAACCTCTGCTTGAAGAGCTCCGTGCCCTTCACTGAGGCCCTCAAAAGTCTCTCGAGGTTCTCCGGGGTCACCAGCTTCTCGATTTTCTTGAGAGGTATTTCCTTCGGCAGAGTGATAAGGAAGCCATCATCGGATAGGGATATAGAGGCGTTGACTCCGTACTCCTTCGTCAGCGCATAGGCGTAGGCCCTCGAGAGGGCGTCGTTTGTTCTTCTGCCGAAGCAGTAGTGGAAAATTAGATTGAAGTTCCCCCTACCATCCCTGTACCCCTCTATGACCAGGCGCCGGTCGGTGGGTATTTTCGGAGAGATGGCGAGCTGCTCCTTAAAGTAACTAATGATGCTTTTCGCCGACCCGGGGTCGCATCTGTATTCCTTCATCAGCCATTCCTGCAGCCCTTCACCTGATTTCGAAACGAGACGCTTGGCCATCTCCGCCCTGAACCTCCCAATCTCGAGCGAGAGGTCGAATGTGCGGGGGAGCATCTCACCGCTCCAGGATGGAACTGTAGGTCTCCTGCCCCGGGCGTCCTTGACAAAGACCTTCATTCCGCGCGATCGGTCGAACTCGTAGGTCTTCCCCCCCAGAAGAAAAATGTCCCCGCTCCTCAGCCTCTCGACAAACTTCTCGGAGAGGGTGCCGAGCGGTACGCCCTTCTCTGAGAAGACCTTGTAGGAAGACTCCTCAGGAATCGTTCCCCCGTTAAGGAAAAAAATCATCCTACTGCCCTTCCGGATTCCGAAGGTCCGATCCTCATCTCTGTAGGAAATTTTCGCATAGGCCTCACCCTCGAGCGAGTGTCTGCCCGCGAGATAGCTGAGCACGGAGTAGAACCGCTCCTCCGGCATGTCCCGGTAGCAGTAGGAGCGCCTGATGAGCGCAAGCGCCTCCTCCGCGCCCCAGCGCCTCTCGAGAGACATTCCGACCAATGTCTGAGCGAGTACGTCCAGGCAGCCCTTTGGTATCTGAATTCTGTCTATGTTACCTGCATAGGCGTTTTTGACCAACACCGAGCACTCCACGAGGTCGTCGTTGTCGAACACAATGATTCTACCTTTCGGCGTTTCATAGACCCCGTGCCCGGCCCTCCCTATCCGCTGAATACCCTTCGCAATCGACTTGGGGGAGCCGATCTGGCAGACTAGGTCTATGTGGCCGATGTCTATTCCCAGCTCCAGCGATGTCGAGCAGACCACAGCTCTGAGTTTCCCGCTCCTGAGCCCCTCCTCGACCTCGAGCCGGGTCTCCTTGCTCAAGCTGCCGTGGTGGGCGGCGATGCCCTCCACACCCCTCTCTTTTAGCTTGTGGACCACTGTCTCCGTCCCGCTCCGCGTGTTTGTGAATATCAGGGTTGTCCTGTGTTTCTCGATTAGCTCCTTCAGTTTGTCGTACATCTTCCAGTTCGCGACTTCGTAGGGAACGGCGCTCAGGTCCTCCACTGGGCAGAGGATGCTCAGGTCTAGGCCTTTCTGCGCACTTGCGACGGCGATGGACACGGGCCTGAGCCTCCCCCTATTGTCGTATCCGACTAGGAACTTAGCTATCTCTGTGATTGGGGCCTGGGTGGCCGAGAGCCCTATCCGAGTGAACTCGCTACTACAGTACGCCTGCAGCCTCTCGAGGGTTAGGGAGAGGAGAACCCCCCTCTTCGAGCTGCACACCTCGTGGATTTCGTCCACAATAACATAGCGGACGCCCATGAAGTTCTCCCGGAATCTGGGCGCGGAGAGCACCATCGAGAGCGATTCTGGCGTAGTGATGAAGAGGTGGGGGGGGAGCCTTGCCATCTTCTGCCTCTCATAGGCGCTGGTGTCGCCCGAGCGGACCGCGACCCTTATGCGCGGCCCCTCCCCGCCCCTGGATTTCGCAAGCGCCCTCAGCTCCCTGAGGGGGGCTTGGAGGTTCTTCTCGATGTCGTTTGCCAAGGCCTTCAGTGGGGATATGTAAATACAGTAGATTCTGTCCTCCAGCTTCCCGCTCTCCTGAAGTACCAGAAGCTCGTTGATTATGGATAGAAAAGCGGTGAGGGTCTTCCCGCTACCAGTTGGCGAAGATATCAGCACATTCTCCTGAGCATGAATCAGGGGGATGGCTAGGGCCTGCGGCTCGGTCAGCTCCCTGAACTTCCCCCTGAACCAATCCCTGACCAGGGGATGCATCAGAGAGAGCATCTCCTCGAGCGTGTGCCTCTTCGTTACGAACCTAATGCCCAACCGGCCATTCCTCCTTGGATTAATCAATAGTCATTAGAGCTGGTGGTAATAAATATTTTCTAGATACGACAGACCGTTTTATATAGATTTAAATAATCATAGACCCCTCACATTTATTACCCCGGAAGCAGCTTAGTGTTAACGGGTGACGTCCTTTTTGAAGCGGGCCACAACAAATGAGGCAAAGGGCGTGAGGACCGCTCCGGAGCACCAGCGTAGCTCTCTCTTCGTCGCGGGGCCGTCCCATCGGTCCGCGCCCCAATCTCTCCCCCTCCTCTGCGCCTTCCTTTTCCTAAAAAGGAAAAGGGCCCTTGCTACAGCAGTGGCTTCCGCGGACCCTAGCCATCCGCCATGGATGGCTCCCCCTCCAGCCTCGGCACCTCCGAGGGTACCAGGGCCACTCCAAAAATTCCGGAGCTCACACTCCATCCCCGCCCAGCATTCCGCATCGGTGCCGGTCAGACCTCCGGCGCAGGAAAGTAGGGCGTGTTCTGTAGTTCCGCAGCCCACTCCCCCAACTCATGCACAATTTCCCTATTACTATTCTCAACCGGCCGCTGCCCCTCAGCCCGGCATCTTCACGTCTCTCCCCTCACGCCCAACGCCCCATACACAGTCCCAAGACACTGAGGAGCGCCCATCGCCTGGGCCCCTCTACGAACTCCTTGGTATCACAGGCGTGGAAGGCCGTCGCCAGCCACCTCCTCCAAAGGTAGTTAGAGAATTCCATCCCCCGCCGCCCCGCATCGTGGGCGAGATTCCCTCCTCGCCCCCGAGAATAGTTTCCGCAACACCTCGCCCCTGTGCACCCCCGACTGCCCCGCCCGCTTCCACCCATCCAGAGCCTCAGGTCCCGACGCTCTTTCTCGACAACGTCCCCGTCATCGAGCTCCCGAAGCCCCCCGAGAGGCCTCACTTCATAACCCCTCCGCCCCCAGATAGCTGGTTCAAGCCCCAGGAGATGGTGGCTCGGGGAGCCGAAGTCGACCCGACCCTGCCCTACAATCCATGGGAGGAGAGAAGGAAGAGATGAGCCTCTTCCACTTCACAGAATGGGGCGGCATCTCCTGAGATGTAGGGCTGAGTCTGGAGTCTTGCCACGCGGGTGTGCCTTTACCAAAACATTATTATCGGTTACGGTGCTCGCCGGGTCGAGATGGCCATCATAGAAGCGAGGGGACTGACCCGTACATTCGGCAGAATTCGGGCTGTGGACGGCCTCGACCTGAGCATCGAGAGGGGCGAGATATTCGGCCTGCTAGGTCCAAACGGCGCTGGCAAGACGACGACGATAGGGATGCTCTGCACAATCATCAAACCGACCTCAGGAACCGCCAGCGTCGCCGGGCACGACATCGTCCGCGACCCGGCCGGGGTTAGGAGAAAGGTGGGCATCGTCTTCCAGGACCCCACGCTCGACACTGTTCTCACGGGCAGGGAGAATCTCGAGCTGCACGGGATGCTCTATGGAATTCCGCGGGAGGTCAGGCGGAGGAGAATTCAGGAGCTGTTGGAACTCGTGGACCTCGTGGACAGGGCGGACGACGTCACCCGGACCTACTCCGGAGGAATGAGGAGGAGGCTGGAGCTCGCGCGCGGGCTGCTGCACAGGCCAGCGGTCCTGTTCCTCGACGAGCCAACGCTCGGCCTGGACCCCCAGACGCGGGCCAGGACCTGGGAATACATAAAGAAAATGGCGAGCACGGAGCAGACCACTGTCGTCCTGACCACGCACTACATGGAGGAGGCGGAGCAGGTCTGCGACCGGATTGGAATAATTGACCATGGAAAGATAATCGCCCTCGGGAAGCCCTCCGAGCTCAGGGATGCCCTCGGGGGCTACATGGTCGTTCTTAAGGTCAGGGACCCGCCCGTTGAGAAAATAAGAGCCCTCCCCTATGTCTCGGATGTTAAGCTAAACGCGGGTTTGGTCGAGATAGCGATGAGGGAGGCCCACCTCCACCTCCCGGACCTTCTTTCGAGGGTGCCCGGCGTGGAGTGCGTGGAGACGCGTGTCCCGACTCTGAACGACGTCTTTATCAAGCTCACCGGGCGAGACATCAGGGACGAGAGCGGCGAGGACAGCGGCGGCTGGGTCGAGAGCGTGGCGAGGTTCCGGCAGAGGGGGAGGTAGATGGCGGGGGGAAAAGAGGCAGAGCAGAGCGCCGGACCGGCCGGCAAGGGCGGGGGCTCCAGACCGGCAGATGGCCCGGCGCCACCACCCCATGATGCAGAGGCAGGGCTCAGGAGCGGCGGCTCCTCTGGCTCTGTCTCCCCCTCCCGAAGCACACGACCGGCGCAAGAGGGGGTCACGGAACCACCGGCTCTGATGCGCGAGCTCGGGGGCGTCGCCGCTGTGTGGTACAGGGAGTTCAAGGTCTTCACGCGCGAGAGGAGCCGGGTGGTCTCGAGCCTCGTCTCGCCCCTGATGTGGCTCTTCCTGTTCGGAACGGGCGTGGGCTCGGCGGTTGATATCGGGGGCGTGGACTACCGGTCCTACATCTACCCGGGGATACTGGCGATGGCCGTGCTCTTCGGCTCGGTCTTCTTCGGGCTCTACATCGTGTGGGACCGGAAGCTCGACGTCCTCAAGGCGGTGCTCGTCGCGCCTGTATCGAGAATAAGCATATTCTTCGGCAAGGTTCTGGGGGGGTGCACCGACGTCATCATCCAGGCCTCTGTACTCCTCCTACTCTCCTTCCTGTTTCCCTCGGTCAACCCCTGGGGCATCCCCCTCGCCCTCCTGATTCTTCTGGTCACGGCGATAGCGATGGTCTCGCTCGGCCTCGCCATCGGCTCCCTCTTCGAGAGCCTCGAGGGCTTTCAGGTCGTCTCAACGTTCCTCGTTTTCCCCCTCTTTTTCCTCTCGGGGGCCCTCTTCCCCGTGGACGAGAGGCTCCCGGGCTGGCTGCTGGGCGCGGTCAGGCTCAACCCGCTCGGCTATACCGTGGACGGGGTTCGCGGCGCCCTCCTCGGTCTAAACACCCTGCCCATCTATCTCGACCTGGGCGCGGTCGCGCTCTTCGCGCTCCTCATGATTCTACTGGGGAGCTGGCTGTTCAGCAGGATGAAGTGAGGCGGGAAGCCGGAGCTTGTACCATAAATCTGGGCCATTAAGCCACATCATCGCGGCCAGTTAAGCCACATATTCGAGGCCACTGGACCGCTTTTCGAGATAAACAATCTATACCACAATGAAGAAAAAATCTCCCGTGAGGCGAATGAAAATCAGATTGGCGGCCGGGCTGGTTGTCAACGCAATGGTGCTGGTGGCGATAATGCCGTGGACAGGTACAGCGATTGGCACGCCCGGAAGTGTCTGTGGTTCAGTCAACGCTGAGGACCCATACTGGCTGAGCAACTGGAGCGGCGTCATGCATCAATTTGATTCATATGAACAAAACTGGGTGACAGGAATCACATTATACGAAGGGTTTTACTCCT
This region of Thermoplasmata archaeon genomic DNA includes:
- a CDS encoding ABC transporter permease, with product MAGGKEAEQSAGPAGKGGGSRPADGPAPPPHDAEAGLRSGGSSGSVSPSRSTRPAQEGVTEPPALMRELGGVAAVWYREFKVFTRERSRVVSSLVSPLMWLFLFGTGVGSAVDIGGVDYRSYIYPGILAMAVLFGSVFFGLYIVWDRKLDVLKAVLVAPVSRISIFFGKVLGGCTDVIIQASVLLLLSFLFPSVNPWGIPLALLILLVTAIAMVSLGLAIGSLFESLEGFQVVSTFLVFPLFFLSGALFPVDERLPGWLLGAVRLNPLGYTVDGVRGALLGLNTLPIYLDLGAVALFALLMILLGSWLFSRMK
- a CDS encoding ATP-dependent helicase, with product MGIRFVTKRHTLEEMLSLMHPLVRDWFRGKFRELTEPQALAIPLIHAQENVLISSPTGSGKTLTAFLSIINELLVLQESGKLEDRIYCIYISPLKALANDIEKNLQAPLRELRALAKSRGGEGPRIRVAVRSGDTSAYERQKMARLPPHLFITTPESLSMVLSAPRFRENFMGVRYVIVDEIHEVCSSKRGVLLSLTLERLQAYCSSEFTRIGLSATQAPITEIAKFLVGYDNRGRLRPVSIAVASAQKGLDLSILCPVEDLSAVPYEVANWKMYDKLKELIEKHRTTLIFTNTRSGTETVVHKLKERGVEGIAAHHGSLSKETRLEVEEGLRSGKLRAVVCSTSLELGIDIGHIDLVCQIGSPKSIAKGIQRIGRAGHGVYETPKGRIIVFDNDDLVECSVLVKNAYAGNIDRIQIPKGCLDVLAQTLVGMSLERRWGAEEALALIRRSYCYRDMPEERFYSVLSYLAGRHSLEGEAYAKISYRDEDRTFGIRKGSRMIFFLNGGTIPEESSYKVFSEKGVPLGTLSEKFVERLRSGDIFLLGGKTYEFDRSRGMKVFVKDARGRRPTVPSWSGEMLPRTFDLSLEIGRFRAEMAKRLVSKSGEGLQEWLMKEYRCDPGSAKSIISYFKEQLAISPKIPTDRRLVIEGYRDGRGNFNLIFHYCFGRRTNDALSRAYAYALTKEYGVNASISLSDDGFLITLPKEIPLKKIEKLVTPENLERLLRASVKGTELFKQRFRHCAMRSFMILRNYKGREIPVSRQLYHASRILELLDDEEFPVMAETFNEIFQDAMDIEGAMKVVEGIKKGRLEVCYQGPTDLPSPFAHSLVLMGISDIVLMEDRSALLRELHRRVLSRAFQESGAMAPRFSVEDVRAYFRGKEMRIDQKADILYIMRRVGPLNLLQQKGRNVYDLSNVDFETTKRWALELIRDGQAVFAWCNGPVWVPAEELPAYYAIYADKRKPGSAEKRVLLMLKRGKKLPYDAGSQAALRRLEQAYLVERLPDDPDGRPVYKPRDVSRIPRVDLQNALRRRVLQTLEFGGPMSLAELAFALALDEASVEQVLTSLEEEGQVSSGSFTEASGATQYMLTKDRLRLEARTNGARTFDESQVMQFLLKKQFYGFQSINDYFSRLYEAGMAYDLFNRLESFDLETWWEMRRKGEVLNGRFFHGRVGYIRASDAPLYVSVYRKEQLSQLDEEVLMFFRKNPGSTFSELVEGFSEKRVSREELKEALDKLDRNLYLVRGFFEKREWSSRNRYFCFDIEGGEKGAEEKLLIRVLEAYGPLHIGGIKSATGFDYDFLVEKLQQLEERGEVERIISVGTSPIDLYILKRELPELERVMPGEVRDRMRILSLYDPYVRRLWAEVANRYGEGWFFPVIKNGILIGMVEKWQMSGCVDVRDISLDDTSLLPELLDELDFVMGYYRSMGTDIIRVRRVFGKSIDELERRHLDTFLSKGYQVVQGNLLKGEFVPNVFPKGKALAYLLWKQHIHPENRFKHTLEAAQYMGGLRSDFEAGIRVQLFTPLWRLVRAGALLSCLGIPEHLLNCLPSDVLLYKKAKNRPVDEEMREVLGAIPLYTPISRADLSRRVSLSHEAFSEALKKLYAGLFVIRDSKNRYVLTKESQLTVEEARRRVLRRIVENFGLVNAEALSAYVKHEFKMAELRGLLKEWENEGWLVKGYLVEGSEALFWIIKEDLDKVPQMEFRERVVLSPSDALSHYMAQEIRDRFGMGACFVVLDGTEMTGAFKATVRAGVLTITQMIGERTEEAAREFARRWGLRIEFSEKDAGRPTDEWELISWYERRFLKKTEERAEEKEAEAGEGAGGDVSPEGGGGAGEEVVEDGEEEAGLIGEVKGFSVRRSNGPGEELRERSLPQREMGEGPEKGKRGERRRGGKEESYFR
- a CDS encoding ATP-binding cassette domain-containing protein, whose translation is MAIIEARGLTRTFGRIRAVDGLDLSIERGEIFGLLGPNGAGKTTTIGMLCTIIKPTSGTASVAGHDIVRDPAGVRRKVGIVFQDPTLDTVLTGRENLELHGMLYGIPREVRRRRIQELLELVDLVDRADDVTRTYSGGMRRRLELARGLLHRPAVLFLDEPTLGLDPQTRARTWEYIKKMASTEQTTVVLTTHYMEEAEQVCDRIGIIDHGKIIALGKPSELRDALGGYMVVLKVRDPPVEKIRALPYVSDVKLNAGLVEIAMREAHLHLPDLLSRVPGVECVETRVPTLNDVFIKLTGRDIRDESGEDSGGWVESVARFRQRGR
- a CDS encoding CPBP family glutamic-type intramembrane protease, with the protein product MQTRCPRCGKELQERDRDFPCPSCGAAVISSTADGGDPSRIPPPTIPSRTAPPDSPGNFAGPPRDTFDDEEAIPPVVSIAVAEGPRWKAVLMVLQHLARLAGILVFFLAMALSLAALVAGVPEVFRMAPESERGAALYILTPQPIAFAELTGPSFLAWYAALVAAILLSFASIAWSERGRIRTFLALCVKRFRAPDRRSGDGFVQLPQLFLAVFFFDFIYTLVVEATGNAPRAPDFGEYPRWYLLFTFAHASVYEELLARTFLLGLPLLIAHAFAHASGEASGRGLLEYLRCRTTKGLRGYFLGGGFGIGPLEALFLVGSSLMFGLAHVPGWDLWKVLPTFIAGLAFGYLFLRVGLHAAIALHFGFDYLYLGLVLVPGFDELWVVFLPLWLLVGAFYFGHYASQTLRWLREIFSRYAESNTLPARPC